The Sporosarcina sp. 6E9 genome segment GATTCCAATGGCTTTTGTAGGCATTGAAGCAAGACGCGTGGCAAATTCAGACACATCTTCATGCCATGTATCCATTGGTATTTTCCGCGTCGCCAATCCGATAGCCACTGCATCTTCAGCCGAAACTTTTTCACCCAAGATAGCTAGTTCTGCCGCTTTAGCATGACCTACCAACTGTGTTAGGTAATATAGATTGCCCGAATCCGGAATGAGCCCCACGTGAATGAAAGCATTAATAAAACTAGCTTTTTCTGAAACTAAACGAAAATCGCAAGCAAGCGCTAAACTAAATCCAGCCCCAGCAGCTACTCCGTTGACAGCAGCAATGATTGGTTTTTCACAGTTGCGTAGTTGTTTAATCATCGGGCCGTAGTGGTCTCTAAGCACTTGCCCATGATCCATATTATCGTCGACTTCTGATAAATCCTGACCGGAACAAAATGCCCGTCCTTCACCTGTAATGACAAGGCAACGAACTTCATCATTAAAAGTAGCTTTTTTTACTGCATCTTTAATTTCTCGGTTCATTTGCGCTATGAATGCATTCAGCTTATCTGGTCGATTTAAATAAACCCAAGCAACTCCATCAGTTACGTCATAACGAATTGTCTCGAACATTTGGCACCCCCTTATTTCCCATGGTAATCCGGTTTTCTTTTTTCAATGAATGCATTCATGCCCTCTTTTTGATCTTCGGAACCAAACAACAAGTAAAAATTTTTCCGTTCATATTGCATGCCTTCATATAATGGATAATCCACTGCTTTATTGACAGAGTCTTTGATAAGCCTCAGTGATAGAGGCGGTTGTTTTGCAAGTTTCGCCGCGAACTTCATCGTTTCCTCCATTAATAATTCAGGCGTGACGATCTTGTTAATGATTCCATGAGCTAAAGCCATTTCCGCTGAGATGCGCTCACCTGTCCACAACCACTCCAACGCCTTTGTGCGACCAACCAATTTAGTTAATCTTTGGGTCCCTCCTGCACCCGGCATAACCCCAAGTCCTACTTCTGGAAATGCAAACTCTGTTCCACTAGCCGTGATTAATAGATCACAACTAAGCGCAAGCTCGAATCCTCCGCCAAATACAAACCCTTTTACAACACCGATAATGGGCTTTTTAATTAATGCCAATCGATCCCAATCCGCGAATTGGTTAAGAAGTTCTAAACTAATGGGATTGTCACTAGTCATTTCATCGATATCGGCCCCAGCCGAAAAGGCACGCCCTTTACCAGTCAACACAATAACGCGGACATTATTATCACGGTCATATCCTTCCATCGCCGTAACAATTTCACTGACCATTTTACGGTTCAATGAATTTAATTGCCGCGGCCGATTGAGTTCGATGACTGCCAAATTATCGACGATAGAAGTTTCAATGTACTCAAAACCACTCATTTTGCATCTTCACCAATCATTAACGTGACTAAATCACCTGCAAATCCCATTAAGTCTTTGCCTGAAGCTTTTCCTTCCGGGGAACGCAAACCAGAATTCAACGAATCCATATCGTCATAAAACATTTCACACATCAGGTAGTATTTTCCCTCTCCACCCATAGGAGACCCCGTCATTTTTGTCACTTTCATTTCACGAAGGCCCGGAATCTTTTCTGTTAACGGACCATGTACATTGAAATAATGCTCGTCAAATGCCCCTTTGTTTTCAGGGTGTTTATACAACGCGATTAATTTAGCCATTTTATCTCTCCTCACATTAGTGTAGACACGGGTTTCATTGCCTCGAAAACGTTTTTACAAGACTTGCAATAGAGAATGCTTCTGCATGCTGTAGGTCCAAAAATATTTTCCATTGTCACATAAGTCGAGCCACAATAGGCACAATCCACATGCCATGAACCATCTTCTTTGAAATGCCGTGGGGGTGGTGAAATTCCAAACTTCCGTAAATTCACATGGCCTTGCTCAGTAATACGATCCGATGTCCATGGTGGGTGAAAAACAAATTCTACTTCGACATCCACTACTTCCGATAATTCTTTCACTGCATTAACAGTATTTTTTTTAATAATTTCAAGTGCCGGACAACCTAAAAAAGTTGGTAGTAAAACAACTTTAACGTTATTTCCATCGGTCGTGACTGTTTCTACCATACCAAGATCGACGATACTTACCGAATCAATCTCAGGGTCTTTAACATGCATGAGTACCTCAATCACTCTTTCTGTTGAAATTTCAATCGAAGTTTCCAATAAAACCGCCTCATTTCATATACCGATCACCAAACAGCTACAGGATCAACCATATATACTTCCGAAAGTGTTCGAAGCGCTTGATCCAAATCCTTTGTGTGCTCTCCATTTCGACCATTTATTTTTGGAGTCGGAACTGTGGGTAAAGTCTTTTGAAGCTGGGTAAAAACGGGTTCAAGACTCATTGACCAGTTTTTCAGAAGTACCTCTTCAGATTCTATTAAATGATGACTTTCAATTAATTGTTTAGACGCACCAAATGAAAACATATCCCCGAAATCATTCATTACGAGCGTTACCGCATCGTTCATTTTCTTTTTAGCTACATCTGTCGAGCCCATTAGCTGTTTAAACCATGTTTCCCAGTGCAGTCTATGATAATAAAGTTCCATTCTAACTTTTATCGCTACTTCTGCCAGTGGCGCATGCGAACTTTTACAAAGCGAATCGACTTTCACTTTTTTCGCTTGTGTGTAAAAGTAACTTCTAACAACTGCATACGCCCAGTCATATAAAGGGGTTTCCATATATACCCCTTCGCCATTTGCACGCTCCGTTAAAACGCTGTTTCTTCTATCACTGGCAGGACGTGCGTGTGCTAAATCATCAGCATTACCCGCGCCCAATTCTTCAAGCAGTTGATAATACATCGCTGCATGCCCCATGCTGTCCTGGCTAATCGAGGAGGAAGCTACATCTTCTTCTATATGCGGGGCGAGGCCAAGCCATTCTGAACCGCGAAAAGCGTACATCAAATCATCGTCTGCGAGCTGAAACAAAAGACTCGTTAATGCATCTTTATAGTCCGCACACTTGGTGGTTTCAGCGTTACTCATTTTCTTTTCCCTCCCCATGACAGTATTTCTTTTTCGTCTAATATTTCTTGTTCGTACTTGCGCCATTTTTTTCTTAAATAACCATAACCTTTTGTCATGCGGTAATCTTTGTTATCTAAACGGCTGAGCGATAATTTTTCATCGGAATTCATTTTTCTAATGTGTTTACGATTTACAATCCAAATATCAACGACTGCTTCACGTCTCATAAAATTCTCTTGCGCCAATACGAGTGCCATATCTTCATTAGGCGCTAGTAAGCTAAATTGGTATTGGAACGGTGAACTATGTGTTCGTTTACTAAAAATTTCATACTCCTGATAAAAAGATTGCTCTTCAGCCATTTCTGATTGTCTCCTTTCTTAACTGACAGTTGCTCTCAGTGCATCGCGCACCCATGCATTATTTTCATAAGAAGTCCGACGCAAATTGAGCCTGGCCTCCGATCTAGGTCCATTATTTCGAATTATCTTCAAAAACTCGCTCCAATCAGGTTGTTGATAGGACCACAAGTTAGCTTTTTCATCAAAATGAATCGTTGAATCCGGAATCGTCAATCCAAGCGATAAAATTCGTGGAATGTATTTATCAAAAAACAATTGTCTGAATTCCTCATTTGTCTTGGTGCGTATTTTATATTTAATCGTTAAATCTTGTTTTGATGAGCCTGTCGTTTCTTTACTTGCAGGTCCAAAAAACATTAATAATGCTTCCCACCAACGATTCAAAGCTTCTTGAATCATTTCTTTTTGCTCGGCGGTTCCTTCTACTAATGCGAGAATGATAGATTCACCGTGTTGTGCATGAAACACTTCCTCAGCACAAATACGCTTCAAAGCCCTTGCGTACGGTCCATAAGAAGCTCTTAGCATATCTGTTTGTGTAATAATTGCCGCCCCGTCAACGAGCCAGCCAATAATCCCGGCATCCGCCCATGTTTTTGTTTCCATATGGAAGACATTATGAAACTTTAAATCGCCGTTAAACAAATCCTGCATTAAATCTCCGCGATTTTTACCATAGGGTGCAAGAAGATCTTCTGTTACCCGAAGTAGTAATTGACCATGCCCCATTTCATCCTGTACTTTCGCCATGATTCCTAATTTCCGATAAAGTGATGGCGCCCTAGGTACCCACTCCTTTTCCGGAAGTGCCCCCATGATTTCACTCATCCCGTGCATGGATATTAACTTGATCAACGTCAATCTATACTCATCCGGCATCCAGTCATCCGCTTCTATCTTCTCATCCGCTTCTATTCGCGCCATAAAATGCGCTAATCGTTCATCATCGGCAGTATTTAGCATACTCGTCAAACTAGATTCCCCCCTTCGATTATCGTATGCACCTAAACTAATCCGTATAACACTTTTATAACGTCAGTATATATTACAGTAATACCAATTGCAAGTTAATTCAGATAATGATTGGTTTTTTGGGGAAGTCGTTGCGGGGGTGTTTTAGTCGTTTGCGAGAATGCTTTGGTCGTTTGGGTAGCTGCTATGGTCTTTTAGACGCGTCTTTAGTCACTTCATCGCTTACTATAGTCGTTTGAACGGCGGCTATAGTCGTTTGAGCTATTTCAGCATAAAAAAACCGATACCAAGCGAATTTCATCGCTCATATCGGGTTCGTTCATTATAGTATTTAACTAGGTCTGGATATTTTTGCACTTCAGAAATTCCAGTTTCGTTTATTGTGTAAATTCCTCTGCCGACCCTGTCAAACCAACCATCATAATTTTTATATAGAATTTGATAGGTTTTTTCACCCGTCCCTATTTCACGTAATGCTTTTGCCGATAACGGACCGTGATGGATCAAACAGCATGCAATGTGAATACAATTTTCCTTATAAGAAGTCATGATTTTCAACTTATTGCTTCCACCTATATTAAAATCACCAGTTCTCCCTTTAATTTCTTCTATTAATCGATTCCGTCTTTTTTTACTTTGCTGCATGCTTTTCTTTCGATCAAATGGCGTTGGATAATGGATGATTCTTAGTTGCTCCCCATCTGTATTGGGTGAAACGATGATTAAACCAACTTCTAACCTTCTTATCAAATAACAAATATCGCGCCATTTTTGGGAACGAAAACTTAGTTTCGGCTTTGGAATAGCAACATACACTTGGTCAGACAACCGCTGCCTCTTTGTCGCTTGCATGACGAGATCCAAGTTTAATCGTAGTTTTAATTCCACAATAATAAGTTCTTCTTCCTTTACCGCAACTACATCACAATCGTTTACTTCGCCGTAAACGTCATATCCTTCTGAAGTAAAATAATCCTTAACTGGTTTATATAGATCAACTTCATATTTCATAGCAAATCAATCCTTTTTGTTTTTAGATCCGAATACAAAAAAGCTACCTAATTCCAGACTATGGAATAACGTAGCTTAATGCTTATTCTAGCTGATATTCAGATTAGGACAAAACTTTTTTACTCAATGGTCTTTTTGAATGATTTTCTATCTGAATCGAGTTTTGAGATATACACTTTGAGGTTTCTAATCGATTCCTTTGTCAATTCCAACTTGCCGTCTTTATGATGTTTCTTCCATTCTTTCACATCTTTACGATACAGTTTTTCTGAAAAACGATAAATATCAATGTCCTTTTTCAAAGCTTCTTCATAAGTCGCCATAATTTCTTTTTCAACCTCTTTTTTTATCTCATTCCGAATTATATCGGTTGTCACATTTTCTCCAATCGTACTGACGGTCGCCCCCAACTTTACTTCAACATCAAACGCCACGTCTCCTAAACTTACGATTGGTTCTATTTTAACCTTTACTTTATCAATCACCATTGTAAAATAATTATCATCATCCAACTTAAAGGTGATTTGCCCTCTATTCGTTTCATTCGACATCCATTGTATTCCTCGTGCTTCTTCTTCAGTGATGAAGCCCCGAAAAGTATTTGGCGTAACGACACCGACCCCTGATAAAACTGTTGCTTTAACTGACTCTTTTGCCGATTTCCAGTTCTCCTCTACCGAAATTAAGGGGATCATCGCTTCATGGCCTGGTTCGTCCAATCCAATCAGTAGATTTCGAATATCTACTGTCTCGACAAAAGATTCCTGCTCAAAGGAGTTCTGTGGGTCACCAAGTTTAGACAACGTAATTGCTTTATTCAGGACAGGTCTTACTAAAAGGACATCTTCGACGGGATCTTTAGTCGAATACACCCAAATATGATAGCGTGTATCTTTGAAACGAATAAAAGTATCGATTACTGGATTCAATCGCCCGTTTTTCATCACTTCTTCAGAGACAACGAGATAAGAAAAATGCCCCCAATAAACCTTTTGATCTATGGAATGGTATAATTCGTGAATTGCCTCATCCATTGTGTCACCACTGGCATGACCTACTTCTGCCTGTTGGACATCACTATTAGGCTGTTCGGTTTTCCCAATGTTAGCAAAGTTAGCGAACTGCATGTATACATCATATTTACCATCCTTATAATCAACCCCGATACCATTGATATATAGCATCCTTTCGGGTTGATTTTCATCCCAACAACCAGAAAGGACGATGGTAAGTAACATGATGACAAGTAATTTTTTATTCATTTTTCATCTTCTTTCCTTCTCGTTTTGTCCGTCGGATTTAACATATTCGGACGTTCTTTGTATTGACTAGAAGGTAAGCGGAAAAGCGTTTCTTTGATGGTTTTCCAGCTTAAATCCGCGTTAATATTCATATAAGGAACTCCGAATATGCGGATGTTCGATAAATAAAGAACTGTACAAAAAACTGAGATAAGGAATCCGAACATCCCGAAAAACGATGTTAGGAGAATGTAAAAAAGGCGTAATATGCTTACTGCTGTCAAAACTGATTGATTGACTACCGTAGATGTTGCAATCATCGAAGTTGCGATGATGACAATCATCGCTGGGCTTGTGATTCCAGCTCGAATGGCGGCGTCTCCAATGATTAGTCCGCCCACGACACCGATTGTTCCGCCAAGTGCAGTAGGAAGACGTAAACCAGCTTCTCGAAACAATTCAAACATGAATATCATGATGAGCATTTCAAGGACTGAAGGTAAGGGGAGCCCCGTATTCGATTGTACGACTGTTGCTAATAATAAATGTGGCAGTTGATCTTGATGATATGTTGTTAAGGCGAGCCAAAATGCTGGTAAGCCTATACCGATGGTCATCCCTACAATACGCAATAATCGCTCAAAGGAACCATATAGGACGGGTGTCTCATTATCCTCAGTTGTTTTTAAAAGTGTAAACAGATTCACAGGTGTAATCATGGCGTAAGCTACCCCGTCAACTAAAATAACAAAGCGTCCGATTGCAAGTGATTGAACCGCATGATCAGCTCGTCCAGTGTAATCAGTTCTTGGGAAAAGCTTTGCACTTTTGTTCACGCTTTCCATCAGCAAATCGCCGCTAACAACGACATCAGTATCGATACTGTTTAACTGTTTCTGAATACTAGCCAAAGTTTTTTTACTTGCAATATCGTCAAAATAAAGAAGAGCAACTGTCGTTTGGGATCGTCTTCCAATTTGAAATTTCTCTACGCAAAATGAGTTCGTCGGGATTCGCTTTCTGATTAAAGCGATATTGATGGAAATATCTTCGATAAAATTATCTCTGGGCCCTCTGACGGGTGCGTTTAAATTTGTATCTTCAGGATTTCGATTCGGTTTTTTTACAATATCACTTGAAATAAGAAGGCCGTCATCTTCAAAGTATATAAGCACATTTCCAGTGTACACCAAAGAACCGATGTCTTTTTTTTCTTCTATCTTTTTCAAACTTGGAATGTGTAATTGTGCGTTGACCACATTTTCTATAGGTTCTTCTTTCAAGTTTCCGATGAATTGTTGAACGCGTGGGACGATGACTTCGTTCAATTGCTGCTGATTAATCATCGCATCGCATGTAATGAAAACGACATGATATTGATTAAACGTATACGATTGAAACTGGACATCCGCGGACTTTCGAAACAGTTTTCTCAAGGAATTGATATCGATTTTATTGTCGGTCGGTTCCACACGGATTCACCATTTTCTGTATAGATTTTATGTGCCAACCTTCTCCACTGATTTCTTTGAAAAGAATGCAACGATGACTAAAAAGAGCGATATTAAAAACAGGAAGCTAAAGGTGATGATTAATAAAGGATCACCTTTAATCATTAAAAATACACGGTCACTCATAAGAGCCAACGGTAAACATATTAAGAAAAAAACGGGAGCGAGTATTTTCCAAATGCGCTTTTTCTTTCCTGTCATTTTCAATAAGTCTGCGACAATGAACAAAATTAGCCCGACTCTTATAAATGCCCCTGTTAACCATTGATAAATCGATAAGAAGTCAAAGTGGTCTATATACCTTCCAATCGTTCCAATCCCCCATTCTTCGTAGGCGGGATACCGTAGTTTCGCAGCTTCGATGGGACCGAACTCTGTAATGGCACCAATCGTAGGTCCCATAGTCAACCCCATTAAAATGAATAACATAACGACAAAATGATACCAACGAATGCGGTCTTTTACTTTATGTTGAATGAATAGAAACAACAGAAGCTCGACAAATCCGGATGCTGGATAGACTGCTGTTTTAAGAATTGGTTGAATGCCATGTTCCAAAAAAGGTTGGAGTAACTCGTAATTTTTAACGCGCAAGTTTGTAAACGCAATAAAAAAACCAAAAATGACGACCCAAAAGAGAACGAGTACGTTAACCATCGCTATCGTTTGTATGTTTGTAGTGACTAGATGGATGCAAAGAACTGTGAAAATAATTAACATAGGAAGCATAGGCGTCGTAGGTAAAAAGGTTGCGATAATCCACTGTAATGTCTCTGCCATTGTAAATGCCGCTAGTATTAGTAAAAATATAACTGTCATGTAAAGGAATATATTAGTAACAACTTTTCCGACTTTCATTTTCAACCAATCTATAATGGGCTGTTGGTTTGATTTCGTGTGGATGTAAAGTAGTAAGAATATCCAAGGTAATATCGCAAATGCAGACAACAAAATAGATATCCATGCATCTCTACCTGCCCCAGTTAACAATGATGGAATGATGGTCACATGATTTTTCAAACCAATCATTGTCATCGACAAGAAAATTACATGTAAAATACTAATCGATCCGCTCTTATTCATACAAAGACCCTCTAACGTTTTTGTATAACTTAGTGTGGACAATAAAAGGTGAGATTATAAGTGCTATTATAAAAGTGACTTGTAAGCAGATTTTAATAGTCTGCACGATATTTTTCTTTTTCATCACTCCTTATCCCCTAGTCCTTTTTTTCACTGTCCGCGTATTTCACAAAAATCAATTTACTTTTTATAAAACTTACAAACCCCCCTCACTGTGAACAATCTATGACTTCAATACACTTTGTGATTAATATCACATTCTCTAATATGTTTTATTCCTATACTAAAGATAGTAAAAGAGTCCTAAAACAAAAAGGAGGCAAGGAAAATGAAAAAAGTATTAGCAGTTGGGTTGTCGGGGATTGTAGTCGCGGTGTTGTTAGCAGGCTGTGGAGATGCTTCAGTTGATATTAGTAAAGAAAATTCAAGTGTAGCTGCAACAACAGGAACTGAAGAAGCCGTTGAAGTATTTGGACCACACAAAGATTTAAATCAAGAACCTGTTCCATTAAAAGTTGAGCGTGTTGGTGAACATGAAGTGAATGTTGAAATGACTGCTCAAATTACGGACATTGAAATTGCTAAAGGGAAAATGTATAAAGCATGGACGTTTAACGGTGAAGCACCTGGCCCATTAGTAGTTGTAAATCAAGGAGACACAATAAACTTCAAATTAGTAAATATCGACCCAGCAATTCCACATAGTATCGATTTGCACGCAGTTCACACTGCACCGTCTAAAAACTTTGCTGATATTATGCCAAATGAAGATGGAACGTTTACGTATCCAGCGAACTTTCCCGGCGTATTCATGTACCACTGTGGCACAGATCCAATCCTTTCCCATATCGCAAACGGTATGCACGGTGTCATTATTGTAAAACCAACAGATGGTTATCCAACAGACAACCTAGTTGATCGGGAATTTGTAATGATTCAAAACGAATGGTACAAATACAATGACCACGATGCTTTTCTAAATTCTGAACCAGAACATGTTGTTCTATCAACTAAAGCTTTGAAAGACGGAGACCGCAACACAAACGGGGATACATTTAGCTTAAAAGACGAGCCTTTAGAAGCTAAAGTTGGAGAAAGAATTCGGTTGTATTTAAATAATATGGGACCCAACGAAGTGAGCTCATTCCATGTTGTCGGAACAATTATGGAAGATGTCTATGTAGATGGCAATCCAGCCAATGTCTTAAAAGGAATGCAGACAATCATGTTACCAGCTAGCGGCGGTGCTGTAGTAGAATTCGTAGTGACTGAAGAAGGAAATTACCCAATCCTAACACACCAATTCAAACACGCAGACAAAGGTGCAATCGCCATATTAAAAGTCACAGCTGAATAAGAATCTACCAAAAGGGCTAGCCTCAGGGGGAGGAAAGCCCTTTAACTATTTAGTCATCCTTAACTTCTTTGTGTCAAACCCCTTAAATTTAACATCTAACTGTAGACTTTTATAGTCGTTAATCTCAAAAGCCTCAGATGCTTTCTTGATCATATCTTCATCGTCCATTTCAGGATCAAGTTCAAGCTCCTCAAATATTTTATCTAGTTTCTCCATTGCAGCATTGCCATGCAAATAAAAATCATCTATTTTATTCTCATACATGGCTTCAGTTTTATCTTTTTTCTCATCATACGTGACTTTCAGTGCTTCTTTCATTTCATTCGTATCGGCAACTACATTCAAAAATGTAAAACCATACTTGCTTCCCAAAGAATCCTTGTCTTTCTCATCTTCACCTTCCGTGACGATATTACGGTTACTACAAGCTGCTAGGACAAAAATTGCACAACATAATACAATAAAGATTCCTTTAAATCTCTTTTTCAACGCACTCATCCCTTCTCAATCATATACCTCATTAATCTAACCGCCCAAGGGATTTGTTATACAAAAATTAAAAAGGGAACATCCCCACTAAAGGCGATGCTCTCCTAATTCGTCACACAAGTTCTTTAAGTTTATCCGTATATATTGCATGCCAATGTTTCCATTCGTCTTCTCTTTGGATTGGCTCCCCGTCCAGCAAAGTGATAATAACGTCTAAACAGACATGCCAACCCGCGAGATCTTTTTTAGTTTGCGCGGTTATTGTCTTCACTTTTTCCAATAATATTAAAGCACATCCTCCGTTTTGGGGATGTAGTTCAAAGCGAATAACATCCCCGAACCAGTCAAACTCCAACACAGAATTTGGTTCATACACCATGATTTCAAGTTTTTCATCCATAAAATCCGGAATATAAAACGTCATAAAACCGCCTTGCCGAAGGTCTCCTGCTCGGAGTTCATTAAACCATTTTTCTAGCTTGTTATTATCCGTGAGCATTGCCCAAACAGCTTCCACTGAATGATTCAAATTTCGTTCCCATTTTACTAAATAACCATTATCAACTTTATTAATATCTGCAATCATCATAGAATCCCCTTTCATTTTTCATTATAAAGCCACTTCTAACACAATCGGACAATGATCACTTCCGAGAACTTCCGCATGGATTTCAGCACTTTTCAGTAAAGGTTGCAGACGATTCGATGCAATAAAATAATCAATCCGCCAGCCAATATTCCGTTCTCTAACCTTGCTCATATAAGACCACCAAGTATACGCGCCTTCTTGTTCGGGATGAAAATATCGGTATGTATCTGTGAATCCTTCAGCCAATAATTGCGTCATTTTTCCACGTTCTTCAACAGTAAATCCAGAATTTCCGATATTCGATTTAACGTTTCGAATATCAATCTCTTCGTGTGCGACATTCAAATCTCCGCATAAAATGACCGGTTTATCTTTGTCTAACATCGTTAAATAATCACGCATCTTCTCTTCCCATTCCAGTCGAAATGGCAATCTTGCTAAACTACGTTGAGCATTTGGGGCATAAACATTCACTAAGTAAAAATCAGAAAACTCTAAGGTCAAAATACGACCTTCCTCTTCTACATTTAAATCGCCTATCCCATATCTAACAGATAACGGTTCAACTTTTGTAAAAACAGCCGTACCGGAATACCCTTTTTTAAGCGCGTAATTCCAATACTGAAAATAACCTTCTAGCTGCAAATCAATTTGCCCTTCTTGCAACTTAATCTCCTGGATAGAAAAGATATCAGCGTCTACTTCTTCAAAATACTCTAAAAACCCTTTTCGTACACAAGCTCTTAATCCATTAACATTCCATGATACTAACTTCATATTTATATGACTCCCTTATACATAGCTATTTCAAAATATGAATCTAGCATACCAAATAGGAGGAAAGATAGTTACCTTCTCCCCTCCTTCCAGCATCATATTTTCCCGTCCAATTCCTTTTCACAGCCAGAATATCCCGATTAAGACGATGGCGCCTAATATGAATTTCCCTATTTGTCCAAATTGTGCTGGGGAAATTATCGGTCTTGGCACTAAAAACTCCAATTCCTGCATCTCTTTTTCCATTTGATCCATTCGGGTTTTCAATGCGACTATCTCCTTTTCTAGAGATTGTTCACGGTTATTTGGTTCATTCATTCGAAATCCTCCTCGTCAAAATGCTATGACTAACTATACGAATAATTGACGATATAGTTTCAAAAAATCATTAAGGCCCTACTTCGTACCCCTCAATCCCTACTAATAATGTCTTTAACATGATCAGTTTGAATTTAGTTCATTATACCAATTTACATTGCAGCATGTCCCATCAATGACCGATACATGCGTGTCACGTTGTGTCACGTTGTATCATCTTACTCCCATATCCTCTTTACATCTGTTAGTACACCATCAACAAATATCAACTTATAGATATCAGGTTTTGACGTACTTGCCCAAAAATCATATCCATAATTCCCATTAAAATAATTCATTATTGCCGTCATTATATTCCCGTGCGTACCAATAACAATACTCTTCCCTTCAAAATCTTTTAATAACAGTTTAATAATGGGTACAGCACGCTGCTGTGCTTGTCTAGTTGTTTCGCCACCCG includes the following:
- a CDS encoding spore germination protein produces the protein MNSLRKLFRKSADVQFQSYTFNQYHVVFITCDAMINQQQLNEVIVPRVQQFIGNLKEEPIENVVNAQLHIPSLKKIEEKKDIGSLVYTGNVLIYFEDDGLLISSDIVKKPNRNPEDTNLNAPVRGPRDNFIEDISINIALIRKRIPTNSFCVEKFQIGRRSQTTVALLYFDDIASKKTLASIQKQLNSIDTDVVVSGDLLMESVNKSAKLFPRTDYTGRADHAVQSLAIGRFVILVDGVAYAMITPVNLFTLLKTTEDNETPVLYGSFERLLRIVGMTIGIGLPAFWLALTTYHQDQLPHLLLATVVQSNTGLPLPSVLEMLIMIFMFELFREAGLRLPTALGGTIGVVGGLIIGDAAIRAGITSPAMIVIIATSMIATSTVVNQSVLTAVSILRLFYILLTSFFGMFGFLISVFCTVLYLSNIRIFGVPYMNINADLSWKTIKETLFRLPSSQYKERPNMLNPTDKTRRKEDEK
- a CDS encoding endospore germination permease, translating into MNKSGSISILHVIFLSMTMIGLKNHVTIIPSLLTGAGRDAWISILLSAFAILPWIFLLLYIHTKSNQQPIIDWLKMKVGKVVTNIFLYMTVIFLLILAAFTMAETLQWIIATFLPTTPMLPMLIIFTVLCIHLVTTNIQTIAMVNVLVLFWVVIFGFFIAFTNLRVKNYELLQPFLEHGIQPILKTAVYPASGFVELLLFLFIQHKVKDRIRWYHFVVMLFILMGLTMGPTIGAITEFGPIEAAKLRYPAYEEWGIGTIGRYIDHFDFLSIYQWLTGAFIRVGLILFIVADLLKMTGKKKRIWKILAPVFFLICLPLALMSDRVFLMIKGDPLLIITFSFLFLISLFLVIVAFFSKKSVEKVGT
- a CDS encoding multicopper oxidase domain-containing protein, which translates into the protein MKKVLAVGLSGIVVAVLLAGCGDASVDISKENSSVAATTGTEEAVEVFGPHKDLNQEPVPLKVERVGEHEVNVEMTAQITDIEIAKGKMYKAWTFNGEAPGPLVVVNQGDTINFKLVNIDPAIPHSIDLHAVHTAPSKNFADIMPNEDGTFTYPANFPGVFMYHCGTDPILSHIANGMHGVIIVKPTDGYPTDNLVDREFVMIQNEWYKYNDHDAFLNSEPEHVVLSTKALKDGDRNTNGDTFSLKDEPLEAKVGERIRLYLNNMGPNEVSSFHVVGTIMEDVYVDGNPANVLKGMQTIMLPASGGAVVEFVVTEEGNYPILTHQFKHADKGAIAILKVTAE
- a CDS encoding YusW family protein translates to MKKRFKGIFIVLCCAIFVLAACSNRNIVTEGEDEKDKDSLGSKYGFTFLNVVADTNEMKEALKVTYDEKKDKTEAMYENKIDDFYLHGNAAMEKLDKIFEELELDPEMDDEDMIKKASEAFEINDYKSLQLDVKFKGFDTKKLRMTK
- a CDS encoding SRPBCC family protein: MIADINKVDNGYLVKWERNLNHSVEAVWAMLTDNNKLEKWFNELRAGDLRQGGFMTFYIPDFMDEKLEIMVYEPNSVLEFDWFGDVIRFELHPQNGGCALILLEKVKTITAQTKKDLAGWHVCLDVIITLLDGEPIQREDEWKHWHAIYTDKLKELV
- a CDS encoding exodeoxyribonuclease III; this encodes MKLVSWNVNGLRACVRKGFLEYFEEVDADIFSIQEIKLQEGQIDLQLEGYFQYWNYALKKGYSGTAVFTKVEPLSVRYGIGDLNVEEEGRILTLEFSDFYLVNVYAPNAQRSLARLPFRLEWEEKMRDYLTMLDKDKPVILCGDLNVAHEEIDIRNVKSNIGNSGFTVEERGKMTQLLAEGFTDTYRYFHPEQEGAYTWWSYMSKVRERNIGWRIDYFIASNRLQPLLKSAEIHAEVLGSDHCPIVLEVAL